One window of Futiania mangrovi genomic DNA carries:
- a CDS encoding glycosyltransferase family protein, whose amino-acid sequence MQRPLKILFVAGFFPPYAPPGAVRNPKLAQYLAEAGHDLQVLSILEAKHEGLHDAVLPEGRVHPLPYAEPGAVVTRAVGRARQLAASTVTQGGGAGATEAVGGGPSRGNGPSPLKLLYRQAIALPDRYRSWVRVAEKRGRALARTWHPDVILSSGPPQSAHIAAARLSKALARPWVAELRDLWANNPYVDVHPLLRGVFEAKARATLSHASAMVALTKTAQAELQATYDVPVLLAMNGYDPADFEGLQTITRPVGDAGRLTIIHAGVIYPGRRDPRALFEAITRLGADKARVRVRFFHDELDFVGRLARDLEVEECVEIRAAVPRKDILRIERESDVLLLCRWANPADDGVIPGKVFEYIGARRPILSIGSTSGEAADIVRAGPFGLVSNDPDEIAAQLHAWLDQIDAEGRIPDLPADAAHPFERAAQFRKIGSLLDAVVRG is encoded by the coding sequence GTGCAGCGACCGCTTAAAATCCTGTTCGTCGCCGGGTTCTTTCCGCCTTATGCGCCGCCAGGCGCGGTACGGAATCCCAAACTCGCGCAGTATCTTGCCGAGGCGGGGCACGACCTTCAGGTCTTGTCGATCCTGGAAGCCAAGCACGAAGGGTTGCACGATGCCGTGCTGCCCGAGGGGCGCGTGCATCCCTTGCCATATGCTGAGCCGGGTGCTGTTGTGACGCGCGCCGTTGGCCGTGCAAGGCAATTGGCCGCCTCGACCGTGACGCAAGGCGGAGGGGCAGGGGCGACTGAAGCGGTTGGAGGCGGGCCAAGCCGCGGCAACGGCCCGTCCCCGCTGAAGCTTCTTTATCGCCAGGCCATAGCGCTTCCCGACCGCTATCGCTCATGGGTGCGCGTGGCCGAAAAGCGTGGTCGCGCGCTGGCGCGAACCTGGCACCCGGACGTGATCTTGTCCTCTGGGCCGCCGCAATCGGCTCACATCGCTGCCGCGCGCCTGTCGAAGGCGTTAGCTCGTCCGTGGGTGGCCGAGTTGCGTGATCTCTGGGCAAACAACCCTTACGTCGATGTGCATCCCTTGTTGAGGGGCGTGTTCGAGGCCAAGGCGCGTGCCACCTTGAGCCATGCCAGCGCGATGGTCGCCCTTACGAAAACCGCGCAAGCCGAATTGCAGGCGACCTATGACGTGCCTGTGCTCCTCGCAATGAACGGATATGATCCTGCCGACTTCGAGGGCCTTCAAACGATCACGCGGCCCGTGGGGGATGCCGGCCGCCTGACCATCATTCATGCAGGCGTGATCTATCCGGGGCGCAGGGACCCGCGTGCATTGTTCGAGGCGATTACCCGCCTGGGGGCGGACAAGGCCCGAGTGCGCGTGCGTTTCTTCCATGACGAGTTGGATTTCGTAGGTCGGCTCGCGCGCGACCTCGAGGTGGAGGAGTGCGTGGAGATTCGTGCTGCGGTTCCACGCAAGGATATTCTGCGTATCGAGCGGGAAAGTGACGTACTGCTGCTCTGCCGCTGGGCGAACCCCGCAGACGACGGTGTGATCCCCGGCAAGGTTTTCGAGTATATCGGCGCACGCCGCCCGATTCTTTCCATCGGCTCGACCTCGGGAGAGGCGGCAGACATCGTGCGGGCCGGGCCGTTTGGTCTCGTTTCCAACGATCCCGACGAGATCGCGGCTCAACTCCACGCCTGGCTGGATCAGATCGATGCGGAAGGGCGTATCCCGGACCTTCCTGCAGATGCCGCCCATCCGTTTGAACGTGCGGCCCAGTTTCGCAAGATCGGGTCTTTGCTCGACGCGGTGGTTCGGGGCTGA
- a CDS encoding MaoC family dehydratase, whose protein sequence is MTETPLAPGAEFRSYGRTITETDLVNFTGLAGLKLPIFIDDDYATNRGPYGGRIVPGFLTASLTAGMMESVLGSRIRAGLGFDKFRFTALVRPGDTIHARFRVESVRTSKAGTDDVVVLSIRAFNQRDEQVLEFLATVLMSRAG, encoded by the coding sequence ATGACCGAGACGCCGCTCGCGCCAGGAGCCGAGTTCCGCAGCTATGGCCGCACCATCACCGAGACAGATCTCGTCAATTTCACCGGCCTTGCCGGCCTGAAGCTGCCGATCTTCATCGACGACGACTATGCCACGAACCGCGGGCCCTATGGCGGGCGGATCGTGCCCGGCTTCCTCACGGCGTCGCTGACGGCGGGCATGATGGAATCGGTTCTGGGGTCGCGCATCCGGGCGGGCCTCGGCTTCGACAAGTTCCGCTTCACCGCGCTGGTGCGCCCCGGTGACACTATCCATGCCCGCTTCCGTGTGGAGAGCGTGCGCACCTCCAAGGCCGGAACGGACGACGTGGTCGTGCTGTCGATCCGCGCCTTCAACCAGCGCGACGAGCAGGTCCTGGAGTTCCTGGCGACCGTCCTGATGTCGCGCGCGGGCTGA
- a CDS encoding CaiB/BaiF CoA transferase family protein: MPNDAATASGDFKPFRGVKVLDFSLGMAGPNCGMQFAQFGADVIKIEPPQGDWSRTLGVNMGGHTPLSATVNRGKRSIALDLKNPQAQKLVQRMAEDADVVIESFRPGVADRLGFGYETLGAINPGLVYVSVSGFGQTGPYAKVASTDTVAQAYPGMMWHTRDMEGRPMKIGFFVIDAAASLYAFQAAAAALYARRGGAPGRHLDISLMAAAAALQAPKVTEYSVEKGATLPVNVPAGNYETADGWVAITLMREEQFHKICKVLGVPDLPADPRFDSFRNRGLNSRPLRAILDPIVKSRTTAEWVEALKEADVLCAPINTIGDWLEDEHVRATGAATHYAHPGLGEVAMPVLPGLVPGDSACTAVAPGVGEHAAEILAEHGYDAAGAETLRAAGAFG; encoded by the coding sequence ATGCCGAACGACGCCGCAACCGCCAGCGGGGACTTCAAGCCCTTTCGCGGGGTGAAGGTCCTCGACTTCAGCCTCGGCATGGCCGGGCCGAACTGCGGCATGCAGTTCGCGCAGTTCGGGGCGGACGTGATCAAGATCGAGCCGCCGCAGGGCGACTGGTCGCGCACGCTCGGCGTGAACATGGGCGGGCACACGCCGCTGTCGGCGACGGTGAACCGCGGCAAGCGCTCCATCGCGCTCGACCTCAAGAACCCGCAGGCGCAGAAGCTCGTCCAGCGGATGGCCGAAGATGCCGACGTGGTGATCGAGAGCTTCCGCCCCGGCGTCGCCGACCGGCTCGGCTTCGGATACGAGACGCTCGGTGCGATCAATCCGGGCCTCGTCTATGTATCGGTCAGCGGGTTCGGCCAGACCGGGCCCTATGCGAAGGTCGCCTCCACCGACACTGTCGCGCAGGCCTACCCGGGCATGATGTGGCATACCCGCGACATGGAGGGCCGGCCCATGAAGATCGGCTTCTTCGTGATCGACGCGGCTGCCTCCCTCTATGCCTTCCAGGCCGCGGCAGCCGCGCTCTACGCACGCCGCGGGGGCGCGCCGGGCCGGCATCTCGACATCAGCCTGATGGCCGCCGCCGCCGCCCTCCAGGCCCCCAAGGTCACGGAGTATTCGGTGGAGAAGGGGGCTACGCTGCCGGTGAACGTGCCTGCCGGGAACTACGAGACGGCAGATGGCTGGGTCGCCATCACGCTCATGCGCGAGGAGCAGTTCCACAAGATCTGCAAGGTGCTGGGCGTGCCGGACCTGCCAGCCGATCCCCGCTTCGACAGCTTCCGGAACCGCGGTCTCAACTCGCGGCCCCTGCGTGCGATCCTCGACCCCATCGTGAAGTCCCGCACGACGGCGGAATGGGTCGAGGCACTGAAGGAGGCCGACGTGCTGTGCGCGCCGATCAACACCATCGGCGATTGGCTGGAGGACGAGCATGTCCGCGCCACGGGTGCGGCCACCCACTATGCGCATCCCGGTCTGGGCGAGGTAGCGATGCCCGTCCTTCCGGGGCTCGTCCCCGGCGACAGCGCGTGCACGGCCGTCGCCCCGGGGGTTGGCGAGCATGCGGCCGAGATTCTTGCCGAGCACGGCTACGATGCGGCCGGGGCCGAGACGTTGCGCGCTGCCGGTGCGTTCGGCTGA
- a CDS encoding TRAP transporter substrate-binding protein, whose translation MTFAFRQTVAALVGAATGLAMLAAGAAHAETITLKVADSFPPNHNIANQGTKWWMERVTELTGGKVQFEYYGAQQLGKLSDMLALAQRKVAEITYVPPTFNEGRMPLSTVHNLPGLFDSSYVGTLAYYDTIMNTAILENDYIRNGVYPLWGVMTTTYNVFTRDKAVRSLADLEGMKLKTAGGYQNEAVKLLGGVPLNIPSPETYQAIQLGTVDGAIFPSSAAKSYRLPEVAKFYTLGFNVSVFYAPYVMNLEVWKGLPDDVKAAFEQANRETRERMGKIFDDGDAELMEGYKAAGVEIIMLPEAEQAKVQARLAPLFDTWAADMKGRGLPGEETLAYFRKAIAGVSKN comes from the coding sequence ATGACATTCGCATTCAGGCAGACCGTCGCGGCGCTCGTGGGCGCGGCGACCGGGTTGGCGATGCTCGCCGCCGGGGCCGCGCACGCCGAGACGATCACGCTCAAGGTCGCGGACTCGTTCCCGCCCAACCACAACATCGCCAACCAGGGCACGAAATGGTGGATGGAGCGGGTGACCGAGCTGACCGGCGGAAAGGTCCAGTTCGAGTATTACGGCGCCCAGCAGCTCGGCAAGCTGTCGGACATGCTGGCGCTCGCCCAGCGCAAGGTGGCCGAGATCACCTATGTCCCGCCGACCTTCAACGAGGGGCGGATGCCGCTCAGCACGGTGCACAATCTGCCGGGACTGTTCGACAGCTCCTACGTGGGCACGCTCGCCTACTACGACACGATCATGAACACGGCGATCCTGGAGAACGACTATATCCGCAACGGCGTCTATCCGCTGTGGGGCGTGATGACCACGACATACAACGTGTTCACGCGCGACAAGGCCGTGCGCTCCCTCGCCGACCTTGAGGGAATGAAGCTCAAGACAGCGGGCGGCTACCAGAACGAGGCGGTCAAGCTGCTGGGCGGGGTGCCGCTCAACATCCCGAGCCCGGAGACCTACCAGGCGATCCAGCTCGGCACCGTCGACGGTGCGATCTTCCCGTCCTCGGCGGCGAAGTCCTACCGGCTGCCGGAGGTCGCCAAGTTCTACACGCTGGGCTTCAACGTGTCGGTGTTCTATGCGCCCTATGTGATGAACCTCGAGGTCTGGAAGGGCCTGCCCGACGACGTGAAGGCCGCCTTCGAGCAGGCCAACCGCGAAACGCGCGAGCGCATGGGCAAGATCTTCGACGACGGCGATGCCGAGCTGATGGAAGGCTACAAGGCCGCGGGCGTCGAGATCATCATGCTGCCGGAGGCCGAGCAGGCGAAGGTGCAGGCGCGTCTTGCGCCGCTGTTCGACACCTGGGCGGCGGACATGAAGGGCCGCGGCCTGCCGGGCGAGGAAACGCTCGCCTATTTCCGCAAGGCGATCGCCGGCGTCAGCAAGAACTGA
- a CDS encoding TRAP transporter small permease encodes MGPADTHDGAASGRPAPGRPLAGPDLWLGRAERLLLGIARIALLILLGMVVVQVTARFAFNSPAGEIVAITEAYIMPLMVFLALAYVQTVDGHVRVIVLYRLASGRAKHALDAVIALLSMGFWALVAYTGWSEVLFAQSLGYEVSHEIRLPLATALIIVPVGAGALSLRLLLSAVQDVLALVTPARAGAASA; translated from the coding sequence ATGGGACCGGCTGACACGCATGACGGGGCGGCTTCGGGCCGCCCCGCTCCGGGCCGCCCGCTTGCCGGGCCGGACCTCTGGCTCGGCCGTGCCGAACGGCTGCTGCTCGGAATCGCGCGGATCGCGCTCCTGATCCTGCTGGGCATGGTGGTCGTGCAGGTGACCGCGCGCTTCGCCTTCAACAGCCCGGCGGGCGAGATCGTGGCGATCACCGAGGCCTACATCATGCCGCTGATGGTCTTCCTCGCGCTCGCCTATGTGCAGACCGTGGACGGCCATGTGCGCGTGATCGTGCTCTACCGGCTTGCCTCGGGACGCGCGAAACATGCGCTCGACGCGGTGATCGCACTGCTTTCCATGGGGTTCTGGGCGCTCGTCGCCTACACGGGCTGGAGCGAGGTCCTCTTCGCCCAGTCGCTCGGCTACGAGGTCTCGCACGAGATCCGCCTGCCGCTCGCGACCGCGCTCATCATCGTGCCGGTCGGCGCGGGCGCCCTGTCGCTGCGGCTCCTGCTGTCGGCAGTGCAGGACGTGCTGGCCCTCGTCACCCCCGCCCGCGCCGGAGCCGCGTCTGCATGA
- a CDS encoding TRAP transporter large permease, translated as MIVTGILILMAVLFLMGVPVAFTLGISGAVGLWLVGGEGALIGLMATAPYRTTASWLLTAIPLFVLMAELLASSRITTLLFNTANKWVAHFPGGLAIAGIFTAAGLGAVSGSSTASTAAMSQSVTPELIRHGYSPRLAVGTIASAGTLAVMIPPSIILVIYGILTESSIGLLFVAGIVPGLLSVVFYVATVVIYVKRNPGEAPPAQRYGWGERIAGLKDIWPMMILFVLVIGGLYTGIVTVTESAGIGAFGALLLAIWFQRGRSFAALWEALRRTVATVAMIFAIVIGAHIFGYFMTLTGAPQHLLHLVDGLDMEPWTIILILLVIYVILGCFMDQLAILVLTVPIVLPMVERLGYDAIWFGIILVKTVEIGLMTPPLGMNCFVASAISRLSIGEVFRGTIPFVIAELVILTLLATVPGLVTWVIY; from the coding sequence ATGATCGTCACCGGCATCCTGATCCTCATGGCTGTGCTCTTCCTGATGGGCGTGCCGGTCGCCTTCACGCTGGGCATCTCGGGCGCTGTCGGCCTGTGGCTCGTCGGCGGAGAGGGCGCGCTGATCGGACTGATGGCAACCGCGCCCTATCGCACGACGGCCTCGTGGCTCCTCACCGCGATCCCGCTCTTCGTGCTGATGGCAGAACTGCTGGCGAGCAGCCGCATCACCACGCTCCTGTTCAACACGGCGAACAAGTGGGTGGCGCACTTCCCCGGCGGGCTCGCCATCGCGGGCATCTTCACCGCCGCCGGCCTCGGCGCGGTGTCGGGCTCCTCGACCGCCTCTACCGCCGCCATGTCGCAGTCGGTGACGCCGGAACTGATCCGCCACGGCTATTCGCCGCGCCTCGCGGTCGGTACCATCGCGTCCGCGGGAACGCTCGCCGTGATGATCCCGCCCAGCATCATCCTGGTCATCTACGGCATCCTGACGGAGTCCTCGATCGGGCTGCTGTTCGTCGCCGGCATCGTGCCGGGGCTGCTGAGCGTCGTCTTCTACGTCGCCACCGTCGTCATCTATGTGAAGCGCAACCCGGGCGAGGCGCCGCCCGCCCAGCGCTATGGCTGGGGCGAGCGGATCGCGGGCCTGAAGGACATCTGGCCCATGATGATCCTGTTCGTGCTGGTCATCGGCGGGCTCTACACCGGCATCGTGACGGTGACGGAGTCCGCAGGGATCGGCGCGTTCGGCGCGCTCCTGCTCGCGATCTGGTTCCAGCGCGGCCGCTCCTTCGCGGCCTTGTGGGAGGCGTTGCGCCGCACCGTGGCCACCGTGGCCATGATCTTCGCCATCGTGATCGGCGCGCACATCTTCGGCTACTTCATGACGCTGACGGGGGCGCCGCAGCACTTGCTGCACCTCGTCGACGGGCTCGACATGGAGCCCTGGACAATCATCCTGATCCTGCTGGTGATCTACGTGATCCTCGGCTGCTTCATGGACCAGCTGGCGATCCTGGTGCTGACCGTGCCCATCGTGCTGCCGATGGTCGAGCGGCTCGGCTACGACGCGATCTGGTTCGGCATCATCCTGGTCAAGACCGTCGAGATCGGGCTGATGACGCCGCCGCTCGGCATGAACTGCTTCGTGGCGAGCGCGATCAGCCGCCTCAGCATCGGCGAGGTGTTCCGCGGCACCATCCCCTTCGTGATCGCCGAGCTCGTGATCCTGACGCTTCTCGCCACCGTCCCGGGCCTTGTGACCTGGGTGATCTACTAG